The Solidesulfovibrio sp. region GAGCACGGCGGCGAAGCGGCTGTCGGCCTTGATCATGGCGTCGAGGACCAGGTGCAGGGGATCGGAGGGGGCCACGCGCGGGATGTCGCGTCGGGCGGCCTCGCCGGCCTTGCGGGCCATGCAGTGGCGGCAGGCCTCCCGATAGGTGTCCTCGAAGTCGTCGTCGCCAAGGCTGGTGCGCAGGCTGGCCTCCAGGGCGCAGTCATTCAGGTCGCCAAGCAGGGTGCGCAGGCTGACCACGCCCAGGAACCGGCCTCGGCGCATGACGGCCACGGCGTCCATGTCCGGGCTTTTTTCCAGGTGATCCCGCAGCTTGTCGGCCACGGCGTCCAGGGGCTCCAAGGCATCGACGGCAATGACGTCGGTGCGCAAGGCGTCGAAGGCGCGTTTGCGAATCATGGTTTGTCTCCGAGGGCGTGGTGTCCCGGCAAGCTAACCCCGATCGGGCCGTCTTGGGAAGGGAGGCGGGCCGGCTTTCCCTGGCGCGGCGGCGGCTTTTTCCGTATGCTCGACCGATAGCCGCTTCACCCCAACCACGAGGTTCCCATGCGCCTGCCCCACCTGTGCGCCCTGGCCGCCCTGCTCGCCCTGGCCGCCGCCGCGCCGGCCGCGGCCGAGGAGATCGACTGCGTCACCACCGAATGGAAGCTTGTGGGCGCCAACCACAAGGTCTGCGTCAACGCCTTCGACGACCCGGAAGTCCCCTGCGTGACCTGCTACATGAGCCAGGCCCGCACCGGCGGCATCTCCGGCGCCGTGGGCCTGGCCGAGGACCCGTCGGAATTCTCCCTGGACTGCCGCCAGACCTGCGCCGTGGTGCTTCCCGAAAAATTCCCCAAGAAAAAGAAGGTGTTTTCCGAGGGGACGTCGGTGCTGTTCAAGGACACCGAAGTGAGCCGTTTTTTCGACGAGAAGCGCAAGGCCCTGATCTACCTGGCCGTCAGCCGCAAGATCATCTCCGGCTCGCCCAAGAACTCCATCTCCACCGTGGTCATCCGCTAGCCAAGGCCCGCCCATGCCAAACCTTGATCCCGTCACCGTCGGCGTGGTCCTGGTCGACGACGACGGGCTGGTTGTCGAGGCCGACATCGAAGCCCGGCGGATGCTCGGTTTCGAGCTTTCCGGCCCCACCGCGCCGCGCTGGCGCGACCTGCGCCTGTCGTCGTCCGTGCACGAGCCCCCGGCCGGCCAGGGCCGGCTGGTGCGCCGCGAAGGCCCCGACGCCGCGCCGCGCTGGTTCCTGCTGTCCAAGCGCCCCCTGCGCCTGGCCGGGGAACCGATCTATGTCTTCAATCTGGCCGACGTGACCGGGATCGTCAGCGACCTCCACAAGTACGAGGGCTTTTTCACCAACGCCGTGGAGGGCATCTTCCAGTCGAGCCCCGAGGGCCGCTTTCTGGCCGTCAACCCGGCCCTGGCCCGCATCCTCGGCTACGACGGCCCCGAGGACATGATCGGCAGGCTCACGGACCTGCGTTCGGAACTCTACGTGGACCCGGCCGACCGGGACAAACTCCTGGATGGGCTGGCCCGCGACGGCCAGGTCACGGGCCTGGAAACGCGCTTTTTCCGCAAGGACGGCGCGGTCAAGTGGATCTCCCAGGCCGCCCGCATGGTGCGCGACGACACGGGCGCGACGCGCTACATCGAGGGCTTAAACATCGACATCACGGCCCGCAAGAAGGCCGAGGAGGCCTACAACGACATCCTGGAGCGCTACCGCTCCATCGTCACCGGCAGCATCGACGGCGTGGTCCTGTGCGGCGCGGCCGGGGATATCCTCACGGCCAACCCGGAAACGGAACGCATCTTCGGGTTGTCCGAGGGGGAACTGATCCTGTACGGCTTGCGGGGCGTCATCGACGACTCGAGCGGCGAGCTGGCCCGGGCCCTGGAGACGCTTGCGGCCACGGGGCGGTTTCGCGGCGAACTCACCGGCCGCCGGGCCGACGGCGTGGCCGTGCCCCTGGAGGTCTCGGCCAGCGGCTTCCCGCACAAGGGCGGCGCCAACCACGGCGTGTGGATCGTGCGCGACGTGACCGACCGCAAGCAGGCCGAATCGGTGCTGCGCGAATCCGAGGAGAAGTTTCGCCGCACCTTCGACCAGTCGCCCATCGGCGCGAGCATCCTGTCGCTTTCCTACCGCTTCCTGCGCGTCAACGACGCGCTTTGCCGCATCACCGGCTACGCCGAAAGCGAACTGCTGGAAAAATCCATGCTCGAGGTCACCCACCCCGACGACGTGCCCGAGACCGTCGCCTGGGCCGACCGGCTGCTCGCCGGCGAATTCGACCGCTACGAGATCGACAAGCGCTACGTGCGCGGCGACGGCGGCATCGTCTGGGTCCACCTGTCGGTGCGGCTCATTCGCGACGTGGCCGGCCGGGCGCTGTACCTCATGCCCATGGTCCAGGACGTGACCGAGCGGGTCAAGGCCGAAGCCGGGATGCGGGAGCTGCTGGCCGAGAAGGAATCCCTGCGCTTAAACCTCGAGGCCGTCTTCCGGGCCATCCCCGACGCCATCGTGGTGGTGGACACCCGCATGCGGGTCACCCGGACCAACCGGGCCCTGACCGACGTCTGCTTCGTCGGCGACATCAAGACCGGCCCGGGCGGCCAGCAGGTGGTGGCCGGGGCCTGCCGGCGGGGCTGCTTCGCCGCCCTGCGCGAGACCCTGTCCACCCAGAAGCCGGTCATCGAATACCGGGTGGAGTGCAAGGGCCAAAACCCGGGGCGGGTGGTGGTCATCAACTCCATGCCCTTAACCGACGAAACCGGGGAATTCAACGGCGCGGTCCTGCTCATCCGCGACATCACCCGGCTGGCCGACCTGGAAAAGCGCCTGACCGACCTGCACGGCCACCGGGGCATGATCGGCAAGTCCAAGGCCATGCGCGACATCTATTCGGTCCTCAACCAGCTGGCCGACGTGGACACCACCGTGCTCGTCACCGGCGAGTCCGGCACGGGCAAGGAACTGGCCGCCGAGGCCATCCACTACGGCGGGGCGCGCGCGAAAAAGCCCCTGGTCAAGGTCAACTGCTCGGCTCTGTCCGACGAACTGCTCGGCAGCGAACTGTTCGGCCACGTGCGCGGGGCCTTCACCGGCGCCATCCGCGACAAGGTCGGCCGGTTCGAGGCGGCGCAAGGCGGGGCCATCTTCCTCGACGAGATCGGCGACATCTCGCCGCGCCTGCAACTGGGGCTGTTGCGGGTGCTCGAAGGCAAGGAATTCGAGCGGGTGGGCGAGGCCAAGACCCGCAAGGCCGACGTGCGGGTCATCGCCGCCACCAACGTGGACCTGCCCGAGCGCATCCGGGCCGGCCGTTTCCGGGCCGACCTCTACTACCGGCTCAAGGTCGTGGAAGTGCGCCTGCCGCCCTTGCGCGACCGGGCCG contains the following coding sequences:
- a CDS encoding CBS domain-containing protein, producing MIRKRAFDALRTDVIAVDALEPLDAVADKLRDHLEKSPDMDAVAVMRRGRFLGVVSLRTLLGDLNDCALEASLRTSLGDDDFEDTYREACRHCMARKAGEAARRDIPRVAPSDPLHLVLDAMIKADSRFAAVLEGERLLGFVPLGEIFRELRRECRPVP
- a CDS encoding CreA family protein → MRLPHLCALAALLALAAAAPAAAEEIDCVTTEWKLVGANHKVCVNAFDDPEVPCVTCYMSQARTGGISGAVGLAEDPSEFSLDCRQTCAVVLPEKFPKKKKVFSEGTSVLFKDTEVSRFFDEKRKALIYLAVSRKIISGSPKNSISTVVIR
- a CDS encoding PAS domain S-box protein, with product MPNLDPVTVGVVLVDDDGLVVEADIEARRMLGFELSGPTAPRWRDLRLSSSVHEPPAGQGRLVRREGPDAAPRWFLLSKRPLRLAGEPIYVFNLADVTGIVSDLHKYEGFFTNAVEGIFQSSPEGRFLAVNPALARILGYDGPEDMIGRLTDLRSELYVDPADRDKLLDGLARDGQVTGLETRFFRKDGAVKWISQAARMVRDDTGATRYIEGLNIDITARKKAEEAYNDILERYRSIVTGSIDGVVLCGAAGDILTANPETERIFGLSEGELILYGLRGVIDDSSGELARALETLAATGRFRGELTGRRADGVAVPLEVSASGFPHKGGANHGVWIVRDVTDRKQAESVLRESEEKFRRTFDQSPIGASILSLSYRFLRVNDALCRITGYAESELLEKSMLEVTHPDDVPETVAWADRLLAGEFDRYEIDKRYVRGDGGIVWVHLSVRLIRDVAGRALYLMPMVQDVTERVKAEAGMRELLAEKESLRLNLEAVFRAIPDAIVVVDTRMRVTRTNRALTDVCFVGDIKTGPGGQQVVAGACRRGCFAALRETLSTQKPVIEYRVECKGQNPGRVVVINSMPLTDETGEFNGAVLLIRDITRLADLEKRLTDLHGHRGMIGKSKAMRDIYSVLNQLADVDTTVLVTGESGTGKELAAEAIHYGGARAKKPLVKVNCSALSDELLGSELFGHVRGAFTGAIRDKVGRFEAAQGGAIFLDEIGDISPRLQLGLLRVLEGKEFERVGEAKTRKADVRVIAATNVDLPERIRAGRFRADLYYRLKVVEVRLPPLRDRAEDIPLLAEHFLRQFAASFGKAISRLSEEAMGILMAYPWPGNVRELKYAMEHACVLCREGELLPGHLPPELLSQRTPPAAEALPAPRRGGLTREAVRAALAAAGDNRSLAARRLGVDRRTLYRNMERLGLS